The Zootoca vivipara chromosome 4, rZooViv1.1, whole genome shotgun sequence genome has a segment encoding these proteins:
- the LOC118085035 gene encoding olfactory receptor 52P1-like, protein MALANLSHSWPPTFFLQGIPGLEAYHMWLSVPVFCIYMVIIAGNCTVLLVVATEPALHRPMCYFLCMLAAIDLAASTSALPKMLCIFWFQGGEIQAIACLAQMFFIHALCMMESAVLLGMALDRYVAICFPLRYSSLFSSSLVAKMAVAGMARGMLLMAPCPFLIRRLSYCRTNVIRHTYCEHMAVVKLACGDTSINRTYGLSVALIVIGGDLLCIGLSYFFIVRAVLRLSSREARHKAFGTCGSHLCVILISYSPALFSFFTHRFGHAVAPHIHILLANLYLLFPPMLNPIVYGVRTKEIRERVAKVLEPQLHDLSFQ, encoded by the exons ATGGCCCTGGCCAACCTGAGCCACTCCTGGCCTCCCACGTTCTTCCTGCAAGGCATCCCAGGGCTGGAAGCCTACCACATGTGGCTCTCTGTGCCAGTGTTCTGCATCTACATGGTGATCATTGCCGGGAACTGCACCGTCCTCCTGGTGGTGGCCACGGAGCCAGCTCTCCACAGGCCCATGTGCTACTTCCTCTGCATGCTGGCAGCTATTGACCTGGCAGCCTCCACCTCCGCCCTGCCCAAGATGCTCTGCATCTTCTGGTTCCAGGGAGGGGAGATCCAGGCCATTGCCTGCCTGGCCCAGATGTTCTTCATCCATGCCTTGTGCATGATGGAGTCAGCGGTGCTGCTGGGGATGGCGCTGGACCGCTATGTGGCCATCTGCTTCCCGCTCAGGTACAGCTCTCTCTTCTCCAGCTCACTGGTGGCCAAGATGGCTGTGGCCGGCATGGCCAGGGGAATGCTTCTGATGGCACCTTGCCCTTTCCTGATCCGGAGGCTGTCCTACTGCCGGACCAACGTCATTCGCCACACGTACTGTGAGCACATGGCAGTGGTCAAGCTGGCCTGTGGGGACACCAGCATCAACCGCACCTATGGGCTGAGTGTGGCCTTGATCGTCATCGGAGGAGACCTTCTCTGCATCGGGCTCTCCTACTTCTTCATCGTCCGTGCGGTGCTCCGTCTCTCTTCCCGTGAGGCGAGGCACAAGGCTTTTGGCACTTGTGGCTCCCACCTCTGTGTCATCTTGATCTCCTACAGCCCtgccctcttctccttcttcacCCACCGCTTTGGCCACGCCGTGGCCCCCCATATCCACATCCTGCTGGCCAACCTctacctcctcttccctcccatgcTGAACCCCATTGTGTATGGAGTGAGGACCAAGGAGATCCGGGAACGG gtggccaaagtattggagcctcagcttcacgatctgtccttccagtga